A window of Proteus columbae contains these coding sequences:
- a CDS encoding DUF2157 domain-containing protein, with product MQVTRKQERLVRQALDEWQQSGAISTQEYQQLGSTLHRIPFDWKRLSRYAFWIAMVCLIIAAGSIFSDSALVYYLIEIFSVSEIMRVISPALIASALYLWGFKRQRKEAQWHYSTEFILFLGVMFTAIFLWQLGELLDTGSGHIAPLFLIGCVIYGAIGFISRSSLVWLFFLLMLGNWFGAETGYMSGWGAYWLGMNYPIRFVFFGAVLLAGCYFLQNILIHRRLFTMTKIMGLTYLFIALWIMSIFGNYDPDTWYRTSSVNLLPWALLFGVVAVICIYISLKTDDGMLRGFGLTFLGINLYTRFFEYFWDSLHSAIFFFILAVSLILIGRKAEKIWHAVENNSIANKESKSE from the coding sequence ATGCAGGTAACAAGGAAACAAGAGCGCTTAGTTCGCCAAGCACTGGATGAATGGCAACAATCTGGTGCAATCTCGACACAAGAATATCAACAATTAGGAAGTACATTGCATCGTATTCCTTTTGATTGGAAAAGATTAAGTCGCTACGCATTTTGGATAGCAATGGTCTGTTTGATTATTGCCGCTGGGAGTATCTTTAGCGATAGCGCATTAGTCTATTATTTAATTGAGATTTTTAGTGTTTCTGAAATTATGCGAGTTATCTCTCCTGCACTTATTGCTTCTGCGCTCTATTTATGGGGATTTAAACGTCAGCGAAAAGAAGCACAGTGGCATTACAGTACTGAGTTTATTCTCTTTTTAGGTGTGATGTTTACGGCTATTTTCCTTTGGCAACTGGGAGAATTACTGGATACAGGAAGTGGTCATATTGCTCCTCTCTTTCTAATCGGTTGTGTCATTTATGGTGCAATTGGATTTATCAGTCGTTCCTCGTTGGTGTGGTTATTCTTCTTATTGATGTTAGGAAATTGGTTTGGTGCTGAAACTGGCTATATGTCAGGATGGGGCGCTTATTGGTTAGGGATGAACTATCCTATCCGCTTTGTCTTCTTTGGCGCAGTATTATTAGCAGGCTGTTATTTCCTACAAAATATATTGATACACCGTCGTTTATTTACCATGACAAAAATAATGGGGCTGACTTATCTGTTTATTGCACTATGGATAATGTCTATTTTCGGTAATTACGATCCAGATACATGGTATCGCACTTCAAGTGTGAATTTATTGCCTTGGGCGCTATTATTTGGTGTTGTCGCCGTTATCTGTATTTATATAAGCCTTAAAACAGATGACGGTATGTTAAGAGGATTTGGCCTAACATTCCTTGGTATCAACCTTTATACCCGATTCTTTGAATATTTCTGGGATAGTTTACACAGTGCGATTTTTTTCTTTATTTTGGCGGTTTCACTAATTTTAATTGGACGAAAAGCCGAAAAAATTTGGCACGCTGTTGAAAATAACTCAATTGCTAATAAAGAGAGTAAGAGCGAATAG
- a CDS encoding CPCC family cysteine-rich protein has translation MEKRSCHLPLEVSCVACHYFVFKDKDEAFFEICPVCGWQNDGTKEGEYSGCNHSTLEDYRNTQSFKESCLQSATFYMKSPY, from the coding sequence ATGGAAAAGCGAAGTTGTCATCTTCCTTTAGAAGTGAGCTGTGTTGCATGCCATTATTTTGTTTTCAAAGATAAAGATGAGGCATTTTTTGAGATCTGCCCCGTATGTGGCTGGCAAAATGATGGTACTAAAGAAGGAGAATATAGCGGTTGTAATCACAGCACATTAGAGGACTATCGTAATACCCAAAGCTTTAAAGAAAGTTGCTTACAAAGTGCAACGTTCTATATGAAATCTCCCTACTAG
- the degS gene encoding outer membrane-stress sensor serine endopeptidase DegS: MLTKLLRSTLIGLLTAAILLIAVPSIRPIFIERLLNGDFLNAPFSYNTAVRRAAPAVVNVYSSTMGSFSQEGRELTSLGAGVIMDGRGYILTNQHVINNADQIIVALQNGDLYEGLLVGSDPLTDLAVLKIDADKLPTIPINSKRISHVGDVVLAIGNPFNIGQTITQGIISATGRVGLSPTRYQNFLQTDASINEGNSGGALINTEGELVGINTMTFDSGTYNGYRPSAEGLGFAIPTELAVKIMNKLIRDGRVIRGFIGITAKELPKIRSSNTDIKQIQGLRIFRITPNSPADKAGIKTGDIILSINHAPATSAMEMMDYIAETRPGTVLPVTLLRDGNEINVDVTISEYQPES, translated from the coding sequence ATGTTAACTAAATTACTGCGATCAACTCTAATTGGTCTTCTCACAGCAGCAATTCTTTTGATTGCAGTTCCTTCAATTCGCCCTATTTTTATTGAACGCCTACTTAATGGCGATTTTCTCAATGCGCCTTTTAGCTATAACACAGCAGTACGACGAGCCGCCCCTGCGGTTGTTAATGTTTATAGCAGTACGATGGGAAGCTTTTCTCAAGAAGGTCGTGAGCTGACATCTTTAGGCGCTGGCGTCATTATGGATGGTCGTGGTTATATTCTGACAAATCAACATGTTATTAATAATGCTGATCAAATTATTGTTGCGTTACAAAATGGTGATCTCTATGAAGGTTTACTCGTTGGCTCTGATCCATTAACTGATCTTGCTGTGTTAAAGATTGATGCAGATAAACTCCCGACTATCCCCATTAATAGTAAACGAATTTCTCATGTTGGTGATGTTGTACTGGCTATTGGTAATCCCTTTAATATTGGACAAACTATTACTCAAGGGATCATCAGTGCTACGGGTCGAGTTGGGTTAAGTCCAACACGCTACCAAAACTTTCTACAAACAGATGCCTCAATTAATGAAGGCAACTCGGGTGGCGCATTAATTAATACTGAAGGCGAACTTGTGGGTATTAATACCATGACGTTTGATTCAGGTACTTATAATGGATATCGCCCTAGTGCAGAAGGATTAGGCTTCGCCATTCCGACTGAACTTGCTGTAAAAATTATGAATAAGCTTATTCGTGATGGTCGTGTTATTCGTGGTTTTATTGGTATCACAGCAAAAGAATTACCTAAAATTCGTTCATCAAATACCGACATCAAACAAATTCAAGGGTTGCGCATTTTCCGTATCACACCAAATAGCCCAGCAGATAAAGCAGGAATAAAAACTGGCGATATCATTCTTAGCATTAATCATGCACCAGCGACTTCTGCGATGGAAATGATGGATTATATTGCTGAAACGCGCCCCGGTACGGTATTACCTGTAACATTATTGCGTGATGGCAATGAAATTAATGTCGATGTCACCATTTCGGAATACCAACCAGAATCATAA
- the degQ gene encoding serine endoprotease DegQ: MLTKKRKLLLSALAMSVGLSLSTIPATSMAALPAVMPSGEQLPSLAPMLEKVLPAVVSVHVSGTRVQNQQVPEEFKFFFGPNFPSQQQSVRPFEGLGSGVIIDAQKGYVLTNNHVVDGADKIQLQINDGREFSAKLIGSDPQTDIALLQIEKPTNLTAIKMADSDQLRVGDFAVAVGNPFGLGQTATSGIISALGRSGLNLEGLENFIQTDASINRGNSGGALVNLNGELIGINTAILAPGGGNIGIGFAIPSNMARDLSQQLISHGEVKRGILGIRGTEMNSDLAKSFNIDAQRGAFVSEVMPDSSAAKAGIKPGDVLISVDGKRINSFAELRAKVGTTPPGKEILIGLIRQGKPMDVKVTLEKQSADATRADNFSPALQGATLSNYVNKQVKAVAVDSVEKDSAAAASGLQKGDLIIGINNTPITSLGDLRKAIDAKPPVLALNIQRGNEQIYLLLRNTPR, translated from the coding sequence ATGTTGACTAAAAAAAGAAAATTATTACTTAGTGCATTAGCAATGAGTGTCGGACTTTCACTCTCTACTATTCCAGCAACCAGTATGGCCGCGCTGCCTGCGGTTATGCCATCAGGTGAACAACTGCCAAGCCTTGCACCAATGTTAGAAAAAGTGTTACCTGCGGTTGTCAGTGTCCACGTTTCTGGAACGCGAGTACAAAACCAGCAAGTGCCCGAAGAGTTCAAATTCTTCTTTGGCCCCAATTTCCCATCACAACAACAAAGTGTACGCCCTTTTGAAGGCTTAGGCTCTGGCGTCATTATTGATGCACAAAAAGGCTATGTATTAACAAATAACCACGTTGTTGATGGCGCAGATAAAATTCAACTGCAAATTAATGATGGCCGTGAATTTAGTGCAAAATTAATTGGTAGCGATCCACAAACCGATATCGCATTACTGCAAATTGAAAAACCAACCAACTTAACTGCAATTAAAATGGCGGATTCTGACCAACTACGTGTTGGTGACTTTGCGGTTGCAGTCGGTAACCCATTTGGTTTAGGCCAAACAGCAACATCTGGTATTATTTCCGCACTAGGTCGTAGCGGTTTAAATCTTGAAGGTTTAGAGAACTTTATCCAGACCGATGCTTCAATCAACCGTGGTAACTCTGGTGGCGCGCTCGTTAACTTGAATGGTGAGTTAATCGGAATTAACACTGCTATTTTAGCACCAGGTGGTGGCAACATCGGTATTGGCTTCGCCATCCCAAGTAATATGGCGCGTGACCTTAGCCAACAACTGATTTCTCATGGTGAAGTTAAACGTGGCATATTAGGTATTCGCGGTACAGAAATGAATTCTGATCTGGCAAAATCCTTTAATATTGATGCACAACGCGGTGCTTTTGTTAGCGAAGTAATGCCAGATTCATCTGCTGCAAAAGCAGGCATTAAACCGGGTGACGTTTTAATTTCAGTTGATGGTAAACGTATCAATAGCTTTGCTGAATTAAGAGCTAAAGTGGGTACAACACCGCCGGGTAAAGAGATCCTAATTGGTTTAATCCGTCAAGGTAAACCAATGGATGTTAAAGTGACATTAGAGAAACAATCGGCAGATGCAACACGCGCAGATAACTTCTCTCCTGCACTACAAGGTGCAACATTAAGTAACTATGTGAATAAACAAGTGAAAGCTGTTGCAGTCGATTCTGTAGAAAAAGATTCAGCCGCTGCTGCATCTGGTTTACAAAAAGGCGACCTTATTATTGGTATCAATAATACGCCAATTACATCACTAGGCGATTTACGCAAAGCAATTGATGCTAAACCGCCTGTTCTTGCATTGAATATTCAACGTGGCAATGAACAAATTTATCTACTGTTACGTAATACACCGCGCTAA
- the zapG gene encoding Z-ring associated protein ZapG — translation MVWVYALIGLVVGLIIGALAMRYGNSTLRQQDAIKAELDTKKEELDTYRNELVSHFARSAELLDNMARDYRQLYQHMAKSSNELMPDMPAQENPFNYRLSESEAANDQSPIKMPPRDYSEGASGLFRPTDKKDS, via the coding sequence ATGGTTTGGGTTTATGCACTGATTGGATTAGTTGTCGGTCTTATTATCGGCGCACTTGCAATGCGTTACGGTAACAGCACCCTTCGTCAACAAGATGCTATCAAAGCAGAGTTAGACACAAAAAAAGAAGAACTTGATACTTATCGCAATGAGCTTGTCAGCCACTTTGCTAGAAGTGCTGAACTATTAGATAACATGGCGAGAGATTACCGTCAGCTTTATCAACATATGGCAAAAAGCTCTAATGAGCTCATGCCTGATATGCCTGCTCAAGAAAATCCATTTAATTACCGTTTAAGCGAATCAGAAGCAGCGAATGACCAATCTCCAATAAAAATGCCACCTCGTGATTACTCCGAAGGAGCATCTGGATTGTTCAGACCCACAGATAAAAAAGACAGTTAA
- the zapE gene encoding cell division protein ZapE produces MTVSTPLSLYEAALKQGDYQPDDVQRKTVLHLQQIYHALLKETPPEKNSLTQRLFGRIRTKKQIVTPERGLYMWGGVGRGKTWLMDMFYQSLPTERKLRLHFHRFMLRVQEELKNLQGHENPLEIIADGFKTQTDVLCFDEFFVSDITDAMILGTLLEALFARGITLVATSNIPPDELYRNGLQRSRFLPAIEQIKQHCDILNVDAGIDYRLRTLTQAHLFLSPLNDKNRQEMDRIFTDLATSEPQVDCTLTINHRPMKVRKASNGVLAINFSTLCMEPRSQLDYIELSKHYHSVLLYDMEQMGTLNEDAARRFLALVDEFYERKVKLIINANVEMNEIYQGDFLRFEYQRCLSRLQEMQSEEYLVQPHLA; encoded by the coding sequence ATGACTGTTAGTACGCCGTTATCACTTTATGAAGCCGCATTGAAGCAAGGTGATTATCAACCTGATGATGTTCAGAGAAAAACGGTTCTCCATCTTCAACAGATATACCATGCATTATTAAAAGAGACTCCACCAGAAAAAAATTCGCTAACCCAACGATTATTCGGGCGAATTCGCACAAAAAAACAGATTGTTACACCAGAACGTGGTCTATATATGTGGGGCGGTGTTGGACGAGGTAAAACATGGCTCATGGATATGTTTTATCAAAGCTTGCCGACAGAACGAAAGCTTCGCTTACATTTCCATCGCTTTATGTTACGTGTTCAAGAAGAACTAAAAAACTTACAAGGCCATGAAAATCCGCTAGAAATTATTGCTGATGGATTTAAAACGCAAACTGATGTGCTCTGTTTTGATGAGTTTTTCGTTTCTGATATTACTGATGCGATGATTTTAGGTACCTTGCTTGAGGCGTTATTTGCTAGAGGTATCACATTGGTGGCGACATCAAATATTCCACCTGATGAGCTTTATCGTAACGGATTACAGCGTTCTCGTTTTTTACCTGCAATAGAGCAAATCAAACAACACTGCGATATTTTAAATGTGGATGCAGGGATTGATTATCGACTAAGAACATTAACGCAAGCGCATCTTTTTTTATCTCCACTTAATGATAAAAATCGTCAGGAAATGGATAGAATTTTCACGGATTTGGCAACCAGCGAACCGCAAGTTGATTGTACCTTAACCATTAACCATCGCCCCATGAAAGTAAGAAAAGCATCTAATGGGGTACTCGCTATTAATTTTTCAACCTTGTGTATGGAACCACGTAGTCAGCTTGATTACATTGAGCTTTCTAAGCATTACCACTCTGTTTTGTTATATGACATGGAGCAAATGGGGACATTAAATGAAGACGCTGCGCGTCGGTTTCTAGCGCTTGTTGATGAGTTTTATGAGCGTAAGGTGAAACTTATTATTAATGCAAATGTAGAAATGAACGAGATTTACCAAGGTGATTTTTTACGTTTTGAATATCAACGTTGCTTATCTCGTTTACAAGAGATGCAAAGTGAAGAATATTTAGTACAACCCCATCTCGCTTAA
- the rplM gene encoding 50S ribosomal protein L13, translated as MKTFTAKPETVKRDWYVVDADGKTLGRLATEIASRLRGKHKAEYTPHVDTGDYIIVLNAEKVAVTGHKRTDKVYYRHTGHVGGIKQATFEEMIARSPERVIEIAVKGMLPKGPLGRAMYRKLKVYAGSEHNHAAQQPQVLDI; from the coding sequence ATGAAAACTTTTACAGCTAAACCAGAAACCGTAAAACGCGACTGGTACGTTGTTGATGCAGACGGCAAAACTTTAGGCCGTTTAGCAACTGAAATTGCTAGCCGTTTACGCGGTAAGCACAAAGCGGAATACACTCCGCACGTTGATACTGGTGATTACATCATCGTTTTAAACGCTGAGAAAGTAGCGGTAACTGGTCATAAACGTACTGACAAAGTTTACTACCGTCATACTGGTCACGTAGGTGGTATCAAACAAGCGACTTTCGAAGAGATGATCGCCCGTAGTCCTGAGCGTGTAATCGAAATCGCGGTAAAAGGCATGCTGCCAAAAGGGCCTCTGGGTCGTGCGATGTATCGTAAACTGAAAGTTTACGCAGGATCTGAGCACAACCACGCGGCACAACAACCGCAAGTTCTGGACATTTAA
- the rpsI gene encoding 30S ribosomal protein S9: MADNQYYGTGRRKSSSARVFIKPGSGNIVINKRSLEVYFGRETARMVVRQPLELVDMLGKLDLYITVKGGGISGQAGAIRHGITRALMEYDETLRSDLRKAGFVTRDARSVERKKVGLRKARRRPQFSKR; this comes from the coding sequence ATGGCTGATAATCAATACTACGGCACAGGTCGCCGCAAAAGTTCTTCCGCACGTGTCTTCATTAAGCCAGGTAGCGGTAATATCGTAATCAACAAACGTAGCCTAGAAGTTTACTTCGGCCGCGAAACAGCACGTATGGTTGTTCGTCAACCGCTGGAATTAGTTGATATGCTGGGTAAATTAGATTTATACATCACTGTTAAAGGTGGTGGTATTTCTGGTCAAGCTGGCGCGATCCGTCACGGTATCACTCGTGCACTGATGGAATATGATGAGACTCTACGTTCTGATCTGCGTAAAGCTGGTTTCGTAACCCGTGATGCGCGTTCTGTTGAACGTAAGAAAGTGGGTCTGCGTAAAGCACGTCGTCGTCCACAGTTCTCTAAACGTTAA
- the sspA gene encoding stringent starvation protein SspA produces MAVAANKRSVMTLFSGPTDIFSHQVRIVLAEKGVSVEIEQVEAGNLPQDLIDLNPYQSVPTLVDRELTLYDSRIIMEYLDERFPHPPLMPVYPVARGSSRLMMHRIEHDWYSLMNTIEKGTEQQANAARKQLAEELLAVSPVFKEYPYFMSEEFSLVDCYLAPLLWRLPVLGVDLSGAGAKDVQIYMQRVFERDSFLASLTEAEREMRLPSRG; encoded by the coding sequence ATGGCTGTCGCTGCCAACAAACGTTCGGTAATGACTTTGTTTTCCGGTCCGACTGATATTTTCAGCCATCAGGTCAGAATTGTCCTAGCGGAGAAAGGTGTCAGTGTTGAAATTGAACAGGTTGAAGCTGGTAATCTTCCACAGGATCTTATCGATCTAAACCCTTACCAAAGTGTACCGACTTTGGTTGATCGTGAGCTGACTCTGTATGATTCACGCATCATCATGGAATACCTTGATGAACGCTTCCCTCATCCTCCTTTAATGCCAGTTTATCCTGTTGCTCGTGGTAGCAGCCGTTTAATGATGCATCGCATCGAGCATGATTGGTATTCTTTAATGAACACCATCGAAAAAGGAACTGAACAGCAAGCAAATGCTGCTCGTAAACAGTTAGCAGAAGAGCTACTGGCTGTATCTCCTGTGTTTAAAGAATATCCTTACTTTATGAGTGAAGAGTTCAGTTTAGTAGATTGCTACCTTGCTCCTCTGTTATGGCGTTTACCAGTGCTCGGTGTAGATTTAAGTGGTGCTGGCGCTAAAGATGTACAAATTTATATGCAGCGTGTTTTTGAGCGTGATTCTTTCCTCGCGTCATTAACCGAAGCAGAGCGTGAGATGCGCTTACCTTCAAGAGGGTAA
- the sspB gene encoding ClpXP protease specificity-enhancing factor produces MEIMDMSPRRPHLLRAHYDWIIENDLTPHLVVDVNVVGVQVPMEYAHDGQIVLNISSRAVDELELTPYQVLFSASFGGIPRKVRVPMAAVMAIYARENGAGMMFEPEPAYESGASLQFAEDEHQETPDAPVGEVLSLVTDKPVSDDVTPPDDDPEPPRPTGRPSLRVVK; encoded by the coding sequence ATGGAGATTATGGATATGTCTCCGCGTCGTCCGCATTTATTACGTGCGCATTATGACTGGATCATCGAAAATGATTTAACACCACATTTAGTTGTTGATGTGAATGTTGTCGGTGTTCAAGTCCCAATGGAATATGCGCATGATGGTCAAATTGTACTAAATATTTCATCTCGTGCTGTAGATGAATTAGAGTTAACACCGTATCAGGTTTTATTTAGTGCAAGCTTTGGTGGCATACCTCGTAAAGTGCGAGTGCCTATGGCTGCTGTTATGGCTATTTATGCGAGAGAAAACGGTGCGGGAATGATGTTTGAGCCAGAGCCTGCTTATGAATCTGGCGCATCATTACAGTTTGCTGAAGATGAGCATCAAGAAACACCAGATGCTCCTGTTGGCGAAGTCTTATCATTAGTAACGGATAAACCTGTTTCTGATGATGTAACGCCACCAGATGATGATCCAGAGCCACCTCGTCCTACAGGTCGTCCATCATTGCGTGTAGTGAAATAA
- a CDS encoding amidohydrolase produces the protein MSAITLEKLIKWRREFHQYPEIGWSEFLTTAKIVKELRSLGLEVKVGPDVINQEFAFGRRRQVVEKGLAVAREHKVDEALLDEMKELTGCVAIFDSGKAGPTVALRFDIDCVGVNEATEAKHRPHAENFASCHAGEMHACGHDGHISIGLGVAHWLVENKDKVVGKVKILFQPAEEGVRGARAMAESGIADDADYFLGAHLGFIANSGEIVINPTHFLCTTKYDFRFKGAPSHAGAEPELGRNALAGACHAATQMLGISRHGKGMSRINIGVLKAGEGRNVTPANAEMQIEVRGENEEINSFMAANAVRMAEGAAHSFQLEMESEIMGEAVDLTNDQELIDVMTKVVGKHSELTAVATRPFGGSEDATVLAKRVQRCGGKSLYFVVGADRTAGHHQAGFDFDEKQLMTAVNLYTGCLEELLK, from the coding sequence ATGTCAGCAATTACACTAGAAAAATTAATTAAATGGCGTCGTGAGTTTCACCAATATCCAGAAATTGGTTGGTCAGAATTTTTAACCACAGCAAAAATCGTCAAAGAACTACGTAGCTTAGGTTTAGAAGTTAAAGTTGGCCCAGACGTTATCAATCAAGAGTTTGCTTTTGGTCGCCGCCGTCAAGTCGTTGAAAAAGGTCTAGCTGTTGCAAGAGAGCATAAAGTTGATGAAGCTCTACTTGATGAAATGAAAGAGCTAACTGGCTGTGTGGCTATCTTTGACAGTGGTAAAGCAGGCCCAACAGTAGCACTGCGCTTTGATATCGACTGTGTTGGTGTTAACGAAGCAACAGAAGCAAAACACCGTCCTCATGCAGAGAACTTTGCTTCTTGTCACGCAGGCGAAATGCATGCTTGTGGTCACGATGGACACATCTCTATCGGTTTAGGTGTTGCTCACTGGTTAGTTGAGAATAAAGATAAAGTGGTTGGTAAAGTTAAAATTCTATTCCAACCAGCAGAAGAAGGTGTTCGTGGTGCTCGTGCAATGGCAGAAAGTGGTATCGCAGATGATGCTGATTACTTCTTAGGTGCTCACTTAGGCTTTATCGCCAACAGTGGTGAAATTGTTATTAACCCAACACATTTCTTATGTACCACTAAATATGACTTCCGCTTTAAAGGCGCACCGTCTCACGCAGGCGCAGAGCCAGAACTTGGTCGTAATGCTTTAGCGGGTGCTTGCCACGCAGCAACACAAATGCTGGGCATTTCTCGCCATGGTAAAGGAATGTCACGTATCAACATCGGTGTATTAAAAGCCGGTGAAGGCCGTAACGTCACCCCTGCTAACGCTGAAATGCAAATTGAAGTTCGTGGTGAAAATGAAGAGATCAACAGCTTTATGGCTGCAAATGCGGTACGTATGGCTGAAGGCGCAGCACATAGCTTCCAGTTAGAAATGGAAAGCGAAATCATGGGTGAAGCCGTTGACTTGACGAATGACCAAGAGCTGATTGATGTTATGACCAAAGTTGTGGGTAAACATTCTGAGCTAACTGCGGTTGCAACTCGCCCATTCGGTGGTAGTGAAGATGCAACAGTATTAGCAAAACGTGTACAACGTTGTGGTGGTAAATCACTGTACTTCGTTGTTGGTGCCGATAGAACAGCTGGTCACCACCAAGCAGGCTTTGACTTCGACGAAAAACAATTAATGACTGCAGTTAATCTTTACACTGGTTGTTTAGAAGAACTACTGAAATAA
- the dcuC gene encoding C4-dicarboxylate transporter DcuC codes for MVMQLIAVAVIIVTVYLLIKKYETRMVLIGAGLLLCILSLSPLDAFAAFSERMVSSSLIQAICSSMGFAYVMKYTKCDMHLVHVLSKVMTRLGFFLIPATVVVTYFINIAIPSAAGCAAAVGATLIPLLIAARIHPAIAGGAVLCGTIGSMLSPGMSHNAFVANMANMEVVDLIARHSPYSLMAGGIAAVSLAVVALVKKEFKMASVAGDASSSSAQATPEAIRPNYLYATAPFIPLILLILPFFETFSTFKLSVPAAMLIGSIYALFITLTNPAQITKEFFKGMGNAYGDVLGIIIAAAVFAAGLKASGLIDAFINFLTHSPEFARWGGTLGPFLMGIITGSGDAAAFAFNETVTPHAAQFGYEIPDMGMAAALSGALGRTMSPLAGAAIVCAGLANVNPMEIAKRTAPGMIIGVIAVALFML; via the coding sequence ATGGTGATGCAACTTATAGCCGTAGCCGTTATTATCGTAACTGTCTATTTGCTAATAAAAAAATATGAAACCCGAATGGTACTTATCGGTGCGGGTTTATTGCTTTGTATTTTGAGCCTAAGCCCATTAGATGCGTTTGCCGCATTTAGTGAGCGCATGGTATCTTCATCATTAATTCAAGCAATCTGTTCGAGTATGGGTTTTGCTTATGTTATGAAATATACCAAATGCGATATGCATCTGGTTCATGTTTTATCAAAAGTAATGACTCGTCTGGGCTTCTTCCTTATTCCAGCTACGGTCGTCGTAACGTATTTTATTAATATCGCAATCCCATCAGCAGCAGGTTGTGCGGCAGCGGTAGGTGCGACACTCATTCCATTATTAATCGCAGCACGTATTCACCCAGCTATCGCTGGTGGTGCAGTGTTATGTGGTACTATCGGCTCAATGCTAAGCCCAGGTATGTCGCATAACGCCTTCGTTGCTAACATGGCGAATATGGAAGTGGTTGATTTAATCGCTCGCCATAGCCCATATAGCTTAATGGCTGGTGGTATCGCAGCAGTTTCACTGGCGGTTGTCGCTTTAGTGAAAAAAGAGTTCAAAATGGCTTCTGTTGCGGGTGATGCATCATCTTCATCAGCACAAGCAACGCCAGAAGCTATTCGCCCTAACTACTTATATGCAACAGCACCTTTCATTCCATTAATCCTGTTAATTCTGCCATTCTTCGAGACTTTCAGTACATTTAAACTGTCTGTACCAGCGGCAATGTTAATCGGTTCTATCTATGCTCTGTTCATCACATTAACTAACCCAGCTCAAATTACGAAAGAGTTCTTTAAAGGTATGGGTAATGCTTATGGTGATGTATTAGGTATCATCATTGCAGCAGCAGTATTCGCAGCAGGTCTGAAAGCATCTGGTTTAATCGACGCGTTCATCAACTTCTTAACTCATTCTCCTGAATTCGCTCGCTGGGGTGGTACTTTAGGGCCATTCTTAATGGGTATTATCACAGGTTCTGGTGACGCAGCAGCATTCGCATTCAACGAAACAGTAACACCTCATGCTGCACAATTCGGTTATGAAATCCCAGATATGGGTATGGCAGCGGCATTATCTGGCGCGTTAGGTCGTACTATGTCACCACTGGCAGGTGCAGCAATTGTTTGTGCTGGTCTTGCAAACGTAAACCCTATGGAAATCGCAAAACGTACTGCACCGGGTATGATTATCGGCGTCATCGCTGTTGCGTTATTCATGTTATAA